ggaggtatgggccaataggccttctgcagttacttccgttcttatgttttcatactcattgtttcgtgttctgtcttgtgtttgtcacctcacccaaaaacgagtATAAATACGATGAATTTGTATGTGTAaactgtctttgaaaatgtaataagaattacgaaacacgttcaggcatcagaccataaataaaaatgaattttggagaactgatattTCAGTTACCATcgatagtgaagaaaaacataagaaatattgagaaaattcgtgttagaaatattaatcttacttttttggtcatattcaacaacatatattatacagctagtatatatatatatatatatatatatatatatatatatatatatatatatatatatatatatatatatatatatatatatatattagtatattttggtagcagtctttcctgtagacatatattattaaatatgaccgaaaaagtaagattaataattctaacacgaattttctcgatctttcgtacatttcttttcactgttggaggtaattcaaaaatcaattctccaaaattcattttttatttctagtctgacgcgacacttgagcgcatagACGACgtttcgtctatgccttcaaatgccctcttggggactgtaagctccaaaaaacccagtatataggcaagacaacaacatctctttctaggcgtttaacgatgcataagcaacagggctccattaaggaacatataatctcttctcacaaccaaaccatcgccagagaaatcctagtaaacaacacagaaatcatcgatagatacagcgatagcaggcggcttgacgtctgcgaggctctacacatcaagaagtcaacaccagcaatcaacagccaattaatgcacaactatattctacccacctcaagactccgctccaatatagaagcatcaagaaatatggaccaataggctttctacaaatcacttccattcaaaacccattgtttcgtgttctgtcttgtgtttaggaatttaataccctattaataccacctcaccccatccacctcactcaaatgtagatataaacaaatcgaagatgtgtaagttctattcagttgtgtatgtgtaagctaaagtctttgaaaatgtaataagttttacgaaatgcgctcaagtgtcgcgtcagactagaaataaaaaatgaattttggagaattgatttttgatttaccaccaacagtgaaaagaaacgtacgaaagatcgagaaaattcgtgttagaattattaatcttactttttcggtcatatttaataatatatgtctacaggaaagactgctaccaaaatatactagtatatatatatgtatatatatatgtatatatatatgtatatatatatgtgtatatatatatatgtgtatatatatatatatatatatatatatatatatatatatatatatatatatatatatatatatatatatatatatatatacatatatatatgtctcattgaatatgacagcatattctgtattaactatTTTATGGTtttgggcttctatccctctaactagtgttcttgcatcagggtttagttgGAGGAGGAAttctccaaaagtcatgttcgttttcgaggtgaagaaaaagaagtaaatactatagaatgtattacacttattatgaaattgcacaacgtttcgaacctacatggttcattctcaagtgatgagaatgaattataataagtgtaatacattctatagttatTTACttcttttttcttcacctcgaaaacgaaaatgacttttggagaacttcTCTTCCAACTAAACCATGATGCAAGAAcacttagagggatagaagccctaaaccagaaaatagttaatacagaatatgctgtcatattcaatgagacatgtataAAAGAAATCCTGCTgctagtatacaccaatataaatttacatgacccagcagtccgcaacacagagtttacctataggtataggcacgatctcatacggcatcaactaaacacgaagaaggaagccctccaaatccTTACAAAGCAAGCTGAACATCTTTAaataaatggacccagtacgacatccccaacgaactcaagcaaaccatcaacagtgaactatttaacctgaaacaacaacacaaAACTTATGTAGAAACGAAGACACTCCAAAAGTTGACAACCCTAAATGGTGGACACTTAAAGATCCCTCGTCCGAACGATGGCTACATTAACCTTACTTctcatgatcttacccaggaccaacgacacCTCTTGAATCTTGGTCTAATTGTCAGTTCATATCAAAACCAATGAAGCATCAAAAACGCcttgaaatcgaaatgcttctggacgacatccataagctagaagacaacaaaaaagtcatcaccactgacacacttcaggctgaactactaacaGAAGCGGGGGGGAAAACGAGGAACATACTCAtcaacaatcttaaccccacgactcaaagaagcagcaaaacaactaaagaacaaatccacaagggccgtgacgaggattcgaacctgcgtccaggagcatcccagacgctgccttaatcgactgagctacgacatggttaaaaaaagagttgaaaccgaagttctactgaacttacaggatcccgcagcctctccgagacacaaaccagggttttacacaactcccccccatgcactcgagctatgtcaattggccgctctccctcttcgcccttacatcattacacacagaaattacaataacgtgatgcatcacgttattgtgatttctgtgtgtaaaaacAACTAAAAATTCTGGAagatgtaacaataagaaaagctgaCAAGACAGCAACATATGTgttgattcctacccaagaatatatgaataaaattagcgacatcctcagAGATGACactaaatttcaacgaatcacgaggaaccctgtggaataccttaaacgcaaagtgaacaaaactattactgcaatcaatgcaaagaaaggtagtgttcaTTTCACTAAACTCCAAGGCGACTTAGGATATGCCTATAGCAATGTTAAGAtacacaaaccaggtaacccactatgtCCAATAATCagtcaaataccaactccaacctatcacctggcaaaaagacttaacgaactcctaactccatacactccaaacaACTATAGTCCCCAATCATcaacagatttcctagaattaatgaAAACTACACAGCCCGagggaatcattgcttccctggacgtcgaatccctatttaccaacgtcccagtcgacaccacCATAGAAATGGTACTAGATAGAGTATATAGAGACGAGAGCAacccccccaaattagacatacctgagccacgctTGAAGAGTCTATTCaaggcatgtacaaaggaagctcctttcatcagtcagcaaggagacatgtatctacaaatagacggagtagcaatgggcttccccttaggagtgttattcgctaatttttacatgggaaccatcgaaaATAGATTCTTCAGTagtagacaaaaaccaactgtatactaccgatatgtagatgacatattcataatagtaaaagactcaatgAACTaaagatgaactaattgatctaaaaagctatctagagagagtgagtcaatattccgatttacacatgaaaatagtgaaaataacagactgccattcttggatgtactaataacaaaaacaggaacctctttaagcaccagcgtatatactaaacctaccaacataggattatgcctgaacggtagaagtgagtgcccccaaaaatacaaagccagtgttctcaatgccttTATTCgttgagcgcttacccactgctctgaatggagcaacgtgagtagagagtttgaaagagtaactcaggtattggtgaacaacggatatagcagcacggaaataaacgctgctataagaagacacctggaccgatggtacaatcctgaacctagagcAGTAACCACAACACCAATAAAACTATATTATAAATCaactatgcacagtgaacataaaaaaagaaagaatattgaaaaaaataatccgtaaaggagtaaaaagcactattcctaaccaaaacatagacctgatcatattctataaaacaaagaagactaccgacctccttattaaaaacagtccgaagccgacggagaaccctctacagcagtcaagcgttgtatacatgtacacttgcccccacgaaggatgtaaccttcaatctaagtacataggtatgacgtcgaccaagctgacgaggcgtttgacctgtcatctttaatccggtgcccccaggaatcacatgagacaatccCATGACATCATCCTAACAAGACaaatgctgaataaaaacacttgtataatagacaaaacccaagatgtaagaagattacaagttCTTGAGGCAATCCAAATAAAAATAGAATAACCTACCATGAATACCCGAATTACggtactatttactctacccaccatgagagtaaggacaagaccggaACACAACGATGCCAACATAGAAAACACTGCTCAACATAATAGGCttactacacctgattaatcattGTATGTGCTTCGTCGTCTATTTTCgccttaccttttcctttattcaACTTGTCTTCACCTGACCTCGTACTGGTATAAATCTAGTGCGCTTTGTATTTTCTTATCACTTGCAAATGAGCcatatgtaggttcgaaacgttgtgcaattttataataagtgtaatacattctatggtTATTTACTTCTTTTTCTTCTCCTCGAAAACGAACATGACGTTTGGAGAACTTTTCTTCcaactaaaccctgatgcaagaacactagttagagggatagaagctctaaaccagaaaatagttaatacagaatatgctgtcatattcaatgagacatgtatatatacatacatacacttacaaacatatatacatgtgtgtgtgtatatatatatatatatatatatatatatatatatatatatatatatatatatatatatatatatatatatatatatatataatatacatatatacacacacacatatataggctgactccatacacagtttcaaatttagatatgacagagcccagtaggcttcaggaatctgtacatcagttgattgacggttgagaagcgggaccaaagagccaaagctcaacccccacaaccacaactaggtgagtacatatataatCAGTACTCTTTTTATATCACAATTAATTCAAGAAGTATTCTCAAGTCTCTATATAAAGTATATAGTTTATATCAGCTGTGAGCCAGTACACAGTCACtagtcctgctccacacccacccaactgggcggcagctttacagtcatgtgctccacacccacccaactgggcggcagctttagtcacgtgctccacacacacccaactgggcggcagctttacaatcatgtgctccacacccaccaactgggcggcagctttacagtcatgtgcaggctgcacctacaataAGCAAACTTTGGGTACTTGGCCAAGATTCCTGGCAGCACATCAATATGAACAATATCAATGAAGAACTTACATATTTCTTGAACACATTaaaggtgttatctctgaattcagcTATTTTTCGCATTCAATTATATAatgatgttacggccctactgggacgcaaccgggttcttctctgatggtagtagagtttgggtatccggccccaagttagtagaggctttcaaggggtgtgttccgtaacgcaagttaaattaaagggggagggatacaaatgttccaatttatatatatatatattcaccaccaccataaataaatatcagtCACACACGGGGTTTATAACTACACtattatgtacaggttcgtcttcctccgaagacactggatgctcgacggtgctcactctgggtagccctggttccttcttccgtggcccacgatgaatccactatgattctatgacgaatctaccctggccacaggcctgccaaatcacagtcccactgggtgcttcgtcgtggaggccttcaaccacaatccagcctgtacctggcaggtaccgatcagctccgctgtgcaggccactccacgaccgatactagggttgctagccctaggcaggagcctcatgtgatcccgctgatcactctcctcactaagcaccacagtggctagtctcttccaccagccagccccggataaggcaattcccaacactgccacaccacaggcaggctaatactctcaacagagttcgtccgggggtgactcacagcttcttcaaagcagactggtgaagagaccttggctgccttgggtagactgatccatcgtccaatactgttgggaatttccaacaccgaatacaacactgttgtattctcattacttattactaaccctattaattattgtagtaagtaaaattaacaccacgtagaattctcatgtactaataatttcatctgtgcagtaggctagaattctcacgtcacccgacgccagtattgcgtcagatttcattataataaacacattatatccaatgtatctgagaattaaattcgattctctataaccaaggcattctgtatgataattaattacagatgaattgacctccaactaaaagctgaATAGAGCGTtggtcatagcgattatctagtaataaaagttaacgtcacgagtgaatgccatggggagacattagttcctctcccttatatgtttactatccctaaattggcaaataataagattatcctcttctaaataataaacccgtccagtcttcaacatttcaagcgtaaatgcgagaaatactaatattcatgacaataatttgtctaatgaacgcgagacgcggcgtgggttggagaGGCTTGCCAGTACACGTGGGGAaaagctctgaggcagacctacccgtatcgtgctcacgaggagacgccattacccagccatcagggtagacgttaaccatcctcagatgaaagtcgccactgtgaggcgtgaacaaccttgcagataatatcttcaactggtgctggtgtaacataaggaacctttttaatctggttcctgaCTGCACGTGACcgaccagtgaagcgcgccattatccaggataagcggaagccagagcctggggcgcgaatttcggcaatcttaaaacttatacagtgcccttattagctaagtatcttctctttatttgatgcatcttgtaaagcgtagtgtagtagctgagtgattgaccgtgacgacgcatgccaacaccaaaccacaggtgattaccttttatcacctgtaactcttaatttcttgaatatagagattcagtagtttaattagttgctactgtaaatatttgttttgcagcacgagagaagaattctccctgccgccttctcccatgttaatccatcccattcgtcagccagccgagcccagggaattagaggaagcgtcgtggcttacataaaggaatcatcattaagctaagatttctttgtattaAGTCATGAGAATCCTGAAATTACTTATATGCAGAATttctttggattaacatgtgtttattgtgattatcattactatacttataatctatgttcccattcatggtaatgacattagtttcactataattcataggattagattattataatttggattagtgaacgaaccacactagttcctggacgtacttacttccagtaataaccccccaatgtaggtgtttgagggtttgattcatttaaatatacagcccattaattatttctatggtcatattctctagtattttatccatagttactggttcatctaggaattatctaatgatcagaaattctcagtttccctctttactataaaagcgggtggtccttcgtaatttaatttactacattaatatttaaataatcagattcaagccccaaatgtcccacaaatacagcagtcccagctcgactctgcaatcagatacaTCATTAATACTGGGGCACTCTAGGGAacttcacttacaggcttagacacaaacatccacctcttcattccatagatggcgttgctgtctaagtgccacctcactagaggtcagcagcggctacgttatgagctgattaagacgggaatccagcacctgtggctggtatatcccgtcctcactagatggcgttgtcca
This genomic stretch from Procambarus clarkii isolate CNS0578487 chromosome 22, FALCON_Pclarkii_2.0, whole genome shotgun sequence harbors:
- the LOC138367436 gene encoding uncharacterized protein, with amino-acid sequence MNKISDILRDDTKFQRITRNPVEYLKRKVNKTITAINAKKGSVHFTKLQGDLGYAYSNVKIHKPGNPLCPIISQIPTPTYHLAKRLNELLTPYTPNNYSPQSSTDFLELMKTTQPEGIIASLDVESLFTNVPVDTTIEMVLDRVYRDESNPPKLDIPEPRLKSLFKACTKEAPFISQQGDMYLQIDGVAMGFPLGVLFANFYMGTIENRFFSSRQKPTVYYRYVDDIFIIVKDSMN